GGAGCCGTCGCCGAAGAAGGCCGCGTATGGCGGCCCGGCGAAGCTGCCCGAGAAACTCGACGTGGACGGCACCACCATCGTCGTCGGGGATCCGGAGGCCCCGGTCACGGTGCATCTCTACGAGGACCCACGCTGCCCCGTCTGCCAGGAGTTCGAGGTGACCGGCGGTGGACCGGCCCTCCGCGCCCTGACCCGGCGGCGCGAGACGAAGACCGAGTACACCTTCGCGTCGTTCCTCGACGAGAAGGCGGGTGGCGGTGGCTCGAAGAGAGCCGTCAACGCTCTGCGCGCCGCGCTGGAAGCCGGAAAGTTCGCCGAGTACCACGCCGTGCTCTACCGGCACCAGCCGGCCGAAGCCGTTGACGGCTACACCACCGCGTTGCTGCTGAAACTTGCCGGCAAGGTGGCCGGACTGCGCGGCCCGGCATTCGACTCCGCCGTCAAGACCATGAGGTACCGCGCGTTCGTCGACCGATCCGAGCGGGCCTTCGATCGGGCCGGTGAAGCTACCCCCCGCGGCCTGGGCACGCCCACGGCAGTGATCAACGGCGTGCAGCTGCCCGAGGAGTACTTCGGGATGCTCTTCGATCGGAAGGCGCTCACCCGGTTCCTCCGACTGATGAGGTATCAGCCGGAGCAATGGCCGTCCTGAGGGGCTCCTTGTCGATCTGGTGTGAGCCAGATGAGGGTGCCGGCGAGGGGGCGTACGCGTGCGGGTGCGCCTCAGCCGGTGCCGGCCAGGCGACGCATGATCGTCATGAGTGCGTCGGGCGGGGAGATGCTCATCGTCCGGCTTTCCTGGTCGAAGAGCGTGATCGATGTCAGGGCGCCGGCGCGCCACCAGAACACCCGAGGGGAGAGGCGTCCGGGGCCATCCTCGTAGGCGCCCTGCCCGAACTGTGCCAAGGCGTTGACGGCCTCGGCCACGTGCTTGTCGGTGAGCGGGTAGAAGACGAGGTTGTGCCGGTTCGAGACGACCAGGAGCACACCCTCGTCCGGTATCTCGGGGCCGCCGGCGGCCCGCACCGCCTCGTCGAAGACGAGCACCGTGCCGGCCGCGAACACCGACTCCGTGTGGCCGAGGAGGTGGAGGACCGCGCCACCGGGGAGATCGACGGTGTCGTAGTTGACCGGCTCGCTGAGCAAGTTGGTACGCGCGGCGGCCGCGAGGGTGTCCCACTCGACGAGGGCCACGTCGCGGTCTCTTGGTGGACAGGTTTGTCGAGACCATCTGTCCAGCCAGGAGCCTCACGGTCTGTATCCGGGTAGGCGGGCTGCGGGCCAAGTAGGTGCCGGAGGTGGGCTCAAGCTGCCGATCAGCCGTCTGTGGCGGGCGAGGCGGGGCCGTGCATGGCCTACGTGGCTTCGCGGGACGCGGCAACCGCGAGGTCGTCGCGGGCCGCACACCGTATCCTCGCTGCTCGCAGCCCCAGGAACGCCAGCAGCCCGAAGGGCGACAGCACGATCGTGAAGGCGAGCAGGGGCCCCATCAGCAGGGCGGGGATCCTGAGCCGTCTTGCCTCCCGGTACATCCACTGCCCGATGAGGAGATCCCAGGCGATGACCTGCGACCAGATGGCTCCCGCGCCGTCCGAGAGTGCCGTCAGCTCGCGGAAGGTGCCGAGGTCCGGGCTGCTGACCGCGGTCCAGAGTTCGGGCAACACCGGGACGGCAAGCGCGAGATAGATGAGCAGTACGGGCACCACGGTCACCGGTGACCCGGCGATGCGGGCGGTCGGCCCCCACGCGGGGACGAAGATCATGAGTAGCCAGACGGGTGCGGCCAGCCAGAAGGAGAGCTCAAAGAGGAATCCGGTCATGACGCGAGTTCCTGCGGGGCACTGGCGTCTTCGGCAGTTGGCCTGCCCGCAAGGGGAGTCGGAACCCGCAGCGATCCGTACGTCCCGAGAATGACGGCCACCAGAATCAGGCCGGCCACCCTCAGCGTCACGCTGTCCGGCCGGAGCAGCGGCTGACCCCGCAGCGCCTGCCAGAGGACCAGAGCGAAGGCGGCGGTGTAGCCGCCCGAGGCGAGCAGCATCAGGCGCAACCGTACCCGGCCGTCGGCAAGGCGGGGCAAGCGCGGTGCGAGGGCGGTCAGCACCATGACCAGCAGCGGCAGGAGCTGCAGTGCATGCATGCCGACGAAGTGCGGGATCCGCAGATCTCCGCCGGTCGTCGACCAGCCGGTCAGCGGCATGGAGGGACCGCCGTCCGGCACGCCCACGCTGTGCGCGCCGACCACCTTGGAGACGCCACGCCGCTGCCCCGGCGCGGGCTGGGTCATCAGGAATCCGACGGCAGCCCCGGCCAGCGCCAGGACGATGCCCGAGCGCATCGCCCAGGCGGACGCACGGTCGGCGATTCGGGCACGGAGCAACAGCACGGCGACGGCGAGCGTGCCGAGCCACAGAATGACGACCGTGACGGCCATCACGTTGAACAGCGCCTCGTCGAAGGGTGTTTCGTGGTTGAAGTGGCTGCGCTTCCCGCGCATCGCCTGCCCGACGATGATCACCATCTCGACGAGGCCGGCCAGCGCGACGACCGTCCCCGCCCACCATCCCGCGCGTCGACCTCGGGGGAGAAGCGAAAGCATCCAGGCCAGGGAGAGGCAGTACGCCACGAAGGAGACCGAGAACTTGAACGGCTTGAACCAGATCGGCGCGCCCACCAGCACGCGGTCGTCGGCGACGAGCCCCACGGCCGATACGGCCGCCATCACCGCCATTGCCACCGAGAACAGCACCAACGGCCGGTGCCACGACCGCCATGGAGCCGACGGCCACCGCGACGGCACAGACCACGAAGACGGAAATAACGAAGACATAGCTCCCCCTCATGGATAGCGGCACTATCCGCTATCTGATAGCGCAACTATCTATGATGGGAGGCGAAGTCGGCAAGCGCCGGCGAGGTGAGCGGGGCGAAGTCGAGGAGTGAACCGGCAGTGCGAATCGGAGAGTTGAGCCGAACAACCGGAGTGCCGGTGCCGACGATCAAGTACTACGTCCGTGAAGGGCTGCTGCCTCCGGGCGAGCTGACCAGCCCGAATCAAGCGACCTACGGCGAGGCCCACGAGCGCCGGCTGCAACTCATCCGCGCCCTGCTCGATGTGGGCGGCATGAAGGTGGCCGAAATCGCGGACGTACTGACCGCCATCGACGATCCGGTGCGTCCGCTGCACAAAGTGCTCGGCGCTGCCGCGGACCGTCTCGGTAACACGAACATCGAGCGCGACGACACCGAGTCGGCGGCCGCGCATGCCGTCGTCGCCGACCTCATCTCCCGGCGTGGCTGGCGGACGCACGAGTCGGACCCCGCCGCGGCCGACCTGTCCATGGCCCTTTCCTCCATGGCCCGGTTGGGGCACGGGGCGTTCGTCGAAGTGCTCGACGACTACGCCGACGCCGCCGAGCAGGTCGCCCGCGCCGACCTCGGGTATGTGGACCGGCGGGTGTCGGTCGAGGACATGGTGGAGAGCGTGGTGATCGGAACCGTACTGGGTGAGGCGGTGTTCAGCGCACTGCGCAGGCTGGCCCATGTGGACGCCTCGGCGAAGCTGTACGGCGCGGAGGGGCCGCCGGAGCGGAAGACGAGCTGACCCCACGCACGTGGGAAAAGGCTCATTACCTCGGTGCGGCATGGCGTTGTGCGTGGCGACGGCACGGCCGCTGACTCGCCTCCACCAGGACTGGTCAGGCGCATCGGCGCGGGCCAGGGCATCGTGGTCCTCTTGCGCCACCACGCCAAGTTCCTGGACGGCGTGCGGGAACAGCGAACCACCCATCGAGCAGTCCATGCAGGAGGGGGACCGCATCAGCCGGGGTGCGGTGCCCGGGGCCTGAGCCGGGGCTGTGGTCCGCGACTGGTCCGAAGCGCTGGCCAGGAGCAGGATGGCCGAGGGAGGAACCGGGAGTTACCGCGTACACCGGGCCCGACTGTGAGCGGGCCGGGGAAGAGGCGCCCGACAGGCGAAAGCCCAGTTCAGGCGCCTCTTCTTGGGCGTCTAGAAGAAGCCGAGCTTCTTCGGGGAGTACGACACCAGCAGGTTCTTCGTCTGCTGGTAGTGATCCAGCATCATCTTGTGGTTCTCCCTGCCGATCCCGGACTGCTTGTAGCCGCCGAAGGCCGCATGGGCCGGGTAGGCGTGGTAGCAGTTGGTCCACACCCGGCCGGCCTGGATGGCGCGGCCCGCGCGGTAGGCGGTGGAGCCGTCGCGGGTCCAGACGCCCGCGCCGAGGCCGTAGAGCGTGTCGTTGGCGATGCCGATCGCGTCGTCGAAGTCGCTGAACGGGGCCACGGCGACCACCGGGCCGAAGATCTCCTCCTGGAAGACCCGCATCTCGTTGTTGCCCTCGAAGATCGTCGGGCGGACGTAGTAGCCGCCCTCCAGTTCGCCGCCGAGCTCGGCGCGGGAGCCGCCGGTCAGGACGCGGGCGCCCTCCTTCTGGCCGATGTCGAGGTAGGAGAGGATCTTCTCCAGCTGGTCGTTGGAGGCCTGCGCGCCGATCATGGTGTCGGTGTCCAGCGGATGGCCCTGGACGATCTTCTCCGTGCGCGCCACGCCGGCTTCCAGGAAGTCCTGGTAATGACCGCGCTGGATCAGCGCCCTGGACGGGCAGGTGCACACCTCGCCCTGGTTGAGGGCGAACATGGTGAAGCCTTCCAACGCCTTGTCGTGGAAGTCGTCCACCGCGGACGAGACGTCGTCGAAGAAGATGTTGGGGCTCTTGCCGCCCAGTTCGAGCGTCACCGGCCGCAGGTGTTCGGAGGCGTACTGCATGATCAGGCGGCCGGTGGTGGTCTCGCCGGTGAAGGCGACCTTGGCGACCCGGGGGCTGGACGCCAGCGGCTTGCCGGCCTCGGCACCGAAGCCGTTGACGATGTTGACCACACCGGGCGGCAGCAGGTCCGCGACCAGGCTCATCCAGTAGTGCACGGACGCGGGGGTCTGTTCGGCCGGTTTGAGGACGACGGCGTTGCCCGCGGCAAGTGCCGGGGCGAGCTTCCAGGTCGCCATCAGGATGGGGAAGTTCCAGGGGATGATCTGGGCGACGACCCCGAGCGGTTCGTGGAAGTGGTACGCGACGGTGTCCTCGTCGATCTCCGACAGGGAGCCTTCCTGGGCGCGGATGGCGCCCGCGAAGTAGCGGAAGTGGTCGATGGCGAGCGGGATGTCGGCCGCCAGCGTCTCCCGTACGGGTTTGCCGTTCTCCCAGCTCTCCGCGACCGCCAGCGCCTCCAGATTGTGTTCCATCCGGTCGGCGATCTTGTTGAGGACGGTGGCGCGTTCGGCGGCGGCCGTACGGGCCCAGCCGGGCGCGGCCGCGTGCGCCGCGTCCAGGGCGCGCTCGACGTCCTCGGCGGTGCCCCGCGCCACCTCGGTGAACGGCTGGCCGTTGACCGGGGTCGGGTTCTCGAAGTACCGGCCCAGTGCGGGCGCCACGAACTCGCCGCCGATCCAGTGGTCGTAGCGGGGCAGGTAGCTCATGACGGCATCGGCGGAACCCGGGCTGGCGTAACGGGCCATGGTGCGGCCTCCCAATCGCTCTCGGCGCGGTGCCCGCCACTCCCGTGTGACGGGCGTTGTGCGCAGGCTATGGCGGGGGAGGTTGCGTGAACGTTGCGACGCGCGCGGCGGCGGGCGCGGGCACGGCGCGCGAGGAGGCGCCGGTCGTCAGGCCGTACGCCGCCCGCAGCCGGTCCGCGGTCGCCATCGGTGCGCTGCGGGCCGGGGAGCGTTCCGGGAGGGTGTCCACCAGGGTTTCCCAGACCTCCAGGTCGTCCTCGCCCCAGGGGGTGCGCGACCACTCGCGCAGCAGCGCGGGGTCGCGGGCGGCGAGCAGCGTACGCCGGAGCCGGTCCTCCAGCGCGCCGCGCAGCCGCTGTACACCGGGCGCCTCCGACAGCGGCAGCAGCGGGCCGCGGTACGCGCCCAGCGCGGAGCGCACCTCGCCGGCGTCCAAGGCCTCCCCGACGGCGGACAGATCGGTCTCGACGGGCCGGCTCAGCCGGTACGGACGCGAATGCAGCAGCGTGCCGACGAGATGACGCAGCCGGGACAGCTCGGCCCGCAGCGTCACCGGGCGCATCTCGCGCTCGCCGTACAGCAGCACCGAGAGCTGATCACCCGTCAGCCCGTCGGGGTGCCGGGCCAGCAGCACCATGATCTCGCTGTGGCGCCGGCCGAGCCGCAGCCGCTGCCCGTCCACCACCAGCAGCGCCTCGTCCCGGCCGAGAGCCGACAGACAGACGCCCAACTCGGGTACATCAGAGGCGAGATGGGCTTCCGCGGCGCGTGCGGTGGCCTGGACGAGCGCCAGGCTGTGGGGGCTCGCCAGATGGTCGCCGCCGGTGATGTCGACCGCGCCCAGCAGCCGTCCGGTCCGCGGATCGTGCAGTGGGGCGGCGGCGCACGTCCAGCGCTGCACCTGCCGGTTGTAGTGCTCGGCGGCGAAGATCTGAACGGCGTGATCGGCGGCGAGCGCGGTGCCCGGGGCATTGGTGCCGGCGTGCCGTTCATCCCAGCGGGCGCCGGCCACGAAGTTCATCCGCTCGGCGCTGCGCCGCACCCCGCGGTGCCCTTCCACCCACAGCAGCCGTCCCTGCGGATCGCAGACGGCCAGCAGATGCGCGCCGTCCTGCGCGAAACTGCCCAGCAGCTCCCGGAAGACGGGCATCGCGCGGGCCAGCGGGTGCCCGTTCCGGTAGGCGCCCAGGGCGGCCTCGTCCAGCTCGATGGGTGCGGCGCCGTCCGCCGCGGCCCGGGCGTCGGCGGAGCGGCGCCAGGAGTCGGCGACCACCCGGCGGACCGGTGGCGCGACGGTCCCGTCGCTGAGGAAGGCGGCATGGGCCCGGCGCACCGTGCGCGTGCGCTCCACCGGATCGGTACCGGTCTCCATCGCCAGCCAAGGGTTGACCACGTGTCACCTCTTCACCTGCGGCTCGTCGCTTACGGGCGATGGTGCTCGTACGGGACGGGAGCGTAAACCCCGCGGGCGCGCCGGGTCACCCACGGGCGTCACCACGGTCACCACGTGCGCAGCCGTCACCGTGGTCACCGTGCGCGCAGCCGTCATCGGCGAGCGCGGCCGTGCCGGTGACGGGCGCGGCCGCCGGGCCCGGCCGCTGCCGTACGACGGGCGGGCGGGAGGCCGCCGCCTCCCGCCCGCCCGGTTCCGCTCCTGCCGCCTACCTGATCGCCTTGATCAGCTCACCGCCCGCGGTGTCACCGCTCAGCTCCCAGAAGAACGTGCCGCCCAGGCCCTGTGCGTCCTTGTAGGCCATCTTCGTGCCGATGGTCCCCGGGGTGTCATAGCTCCACCACTGGTCGCCGCACTTCGCATAGGCGGTGCCGCCGACCTTGCCGGTGGCCGGGCAGCGGCCCTTGAGCACCTTGTAGTCGTCGATACCGGCCTCGTACGTGCCCGGTGCCGCGCCGGTCGCGCTGCCACCCGGCGCATCCTGGGTGACTCCCGACCAGCCACGGCCGTAGAAGCCGATCCCCAGCAGCAGCTTGCCCGCCGGAACACCGAGGCCCTTGAGCTTGGCGATGGTGTCGGTGCTGTTGAAACCGGCCCTCGGGATGCCGCTGTACGCCGTCAGCGGGGAGTGCGGCGCCGTCGGGCCCTTGGCGTCCCAGGCCCCGAAGTAGTCGTACGTCATCGGGTTGTACCAGTCGACGTACTGCGCCGCGCCGGCGTAGTCGGCCGCGTCGATCTTGCCGCCGGGCGAGGCGTCCGCGGTGATCGCCGCGGTCACCAGACTGCTCTGGCCGAACGCCGACCGCAGGGCCCGCATCACCTTGGTGAAGGCGTCCCGGCCGCTGGTGTCGCAGGTCAGACCGCAGGCGTTGGGGTACTCCCAGTCGATGTCGATGCCGTCGAAGACATCCGCCCAGCGCCTGTCCTCGACCAGGTCGAGGCAGGACCGGGCGAACGCATCGGGGCTCTTGGCGGCCTCACCGAAGCCACCCGACCAGGTCCAGCCGCCGAACGACCAGATCACCTTGAGGCCCGGGTGCAGTTTCTTGAGCTTGCGCAGCTGGTTGAAGTTGCCGCGCAGTGCCCCGTTGTCCCAGGTGTCCGCCTTGCCGTCGACGCTCTGGTCGGCGGTGTAGGCCTTGTCGTAGTCGGCGTAGGAGTCGCCGATGGCGCACCTGCCGCCCTGGACGTTGCCGAAGGCGTAGTTGATGTGGGTCAGCTTGGCCGCCGAGCCCGAGGTCTCGATGTTCTTGACGTGGTAATTGCGGTCGTAGACACCCCAGTTGGTGAAGTATCCGACGACCTTGTTGCCCGCCGCGGCGGCCTTCGGGGCGGGCGCGGCAGCCGCGGACGGGTGGTGTGCGGCGGGGGCGGCGGCCGGGTCGGCGGCGGCCGGCCCGGCGAGCAGGGTGCCGGCCAGTGCCGCCGTACACAGCGCGGTGGCGGCGGCGATCACTGTGCGTGGTGAACGCATCCGGTGCGGTCTGAGCATGCTGTCTCCTCGGAGGGGGGCGAGGGGTGGAGCCTGACCTGCGTCCGAATTGGCATGAACGCGTTGAACGTTGGGGGAGAAGGTAGAAGGACTAGACCAGTGCGTCAATGGTTCGGACCAATACGGTGACCGGGCGGTGCGGGGCCGATTGCCGCAGGCCGTGATGATCAACCCGTGACGCGAGGCCGCCGATCGGGCATACTCCTAGCGCCACCGCCGCAGGTCATCGCCTTCCGCAACCCGGAAAGCGATCATCGGCCTGGCACGACGAAACCGGCGCCGCCGCCCACCCTGCGCGTGTCGCCGCAGCGCCCGACAGGGAGGAGAGCGCCGCCATGACCGAGTACGGCCCCCGGCCGGTGGACCGCAGGCTGCCCACGGAGGAAGCCCGCGACCTGTTGACCCTCGTACGCGAGCTCGCCGAGCGCGAGATCAGGCCAACGGCCGCCGAGGAGGAGGACGCCGGCCACTTCCCCCGTGAGACCTTCACCCTGCTGTCGGAATCCGGACTGCTCTCGCTGCCCTATGACGAGGAATTCGGCGGTGGCGGCCAGCCCTACGAGGTCTACCTCCAGGTCCTGGAAGAGCTCGCCGCCGCCCGGCTCACCGTCGGCCTCGGCGTCAGCGTGCACACCCTCGCCTGCCACGCGCTCGCCGGATACGGCACCAAGGAGCAGCGCGCCGAACACCTGCCGGACATGCTCGGCGGCGGACTCATCGGCGCGTACTGCCTCTCCGAGCCCTCCTCGGGCTCCGACGCCGCCTCCCTGACCACCCGGGCGACCCGGGAGGGCGACACCTGGCGCCTGGAGGGCACCAAGGCCTGGACCACCCACGGAGGCGTGGCCGACTTCTACACCGTGCTGGCCCGTACGGGCGGCAGCGGCGCCCACGGCATCACGGCCTTCCTCGTGCCCGGCGACGCCGAAGGCCTCAGCGCCGCGGCGCCCGAGCGCAAGATGGGTATGAAGGGTTCCCCGACGGCCCAGCTGCACTTCGACGCCGTCCGCGTCCCCGACTCCCGCCGCCTCGGGGACGAGGGGCAGGGCTTCGCCATCGCCCTGTCCGCCCTGGACTCCGGGCGCCTGGGCATCGCGGCCTGTGCCGTCGGCGTCGCCCAGGCCGCGCTGGACGAGGCGCTTGCCTACACCGCCGAGCGGCAGCAATTCGGCCGCCCGATCGTCGACTTCCAGGGCCTGCGCTTCATGCTCGCCGACATGGCCACCCAGATCGAGGCCGGCCGCGCCCTGTATCTCACCGCCGCCCGGCTGCGCGACGCCGGTCTGCCGTTCTCCAAGGAAGCGGCGATGGCCAAGCTGTTCTGCACGGACACCGCGATGCGGGTGACCACCGACGCAGTCCAGCTCCTCGGCGGCTACGGCTACACCCTCGACTTCCCGGCCGAGCGCTATATGCGTGAGGCCAAGGTCCTGCAGATCGTCGAGGGCACCAACCAGATCCAGCGGATGGTCATCGCCCGCCATCTCGCGGGCCCCGAGACGCGCTGAGCGGAGGCGGGGCGGGGCGGAGGCGGGCCCGGACGTTGCCGGGGCGGGCCCGCTTGCCGGGCCCGGCCTCGCCCGCACGCCCCACGCCCCGCACGCTCCTCGCCCGCGTCCGTGCCGCCCCGTCGGTCCGCTCGCCCGCCCCTCAGGCCTCCCGGCCTCAGCCCACCAGCCCCTTGAGCCCCGTGGCCGTCCCGAGCGCGACCACCAGGGTGCCGGGCGTGCGGGCCGGCTCCCGCGCCACGGCGGACCCGACGGCGGAGGACGGCTCCAGGATCAGGCCCTGCGCCGCCAGCCTCCGGTGTTCCGCCCCGATCGCCTCGTCGTCCAGCGCCACGGCCGTTCCCGCGGTGCGCCACAGCGCGTCGAGCCCCTGCCAGCAGGGCCGCTCCTCCCCGAGGGAGAACGCCACCGTGGGCCGGGCCGCCACCCGTGTGCGCTCCTGGTCCGCGCGGTCCGGGCAGCGCAGCGCGGCGGTGAACGGCGCCGCGGCGGACGGCTCCGCGGCCACCAGCCGGGGCTCGTGTGCGATCAGTCCCGCGGCCGCCAACTCCCGGAAGCCGCGGCCGACTCCGGCCAGCAGATCCGCCCGGCTGGTGGGCACCACCACCACGTCGATCCGCCGCCCGGCAAAGTCCCGCGCCAGCTCGTAGGCGACCGACTTGTACCCCTCGTTGGCGTACGGATTCCCGCCCGGCGACGGCGAGGAGTAGCTGGTCAGCGGGTACCAGTGGTGCTCCTCGACGGCCTTGGCCATCGCCGCGTTGCGGGCGGCGGTGCTGCCCGGATGCACCCGGCGCTCTGCGCCCAGCGCATCGATCTGGGTCCGCAGCCCGGCAGGCACCTTCTCGTTGGTGAACACCACACAGCGCAGCCCGGCCCGCGCCGCATACGCCGCGGCCGCCGCCCCGGCATTGCCGGAGGACGCCGCGACCACGGTGCCGGCACCGGCTGCCACCGCCGCGGCCACCCCGACGGCCATCGCCCGGTCCTTGTGGGAGCCGGTCGGATTCCCACCCTCGTATTTCAGCCACAACTCCCCGGCGGGCGCGCCGTCCTGGGGCGGCTCCGAGCCCGACCGCAGCCGGATGCAGGGGGTGTTGCCCTCTCCCAGCGTGACCGGCGGTCCGGAGACCGGCAGCGCCGTCGGCAGACCCCACGGCCCGCCCGGATACCCGGCGAGGTCCACGCCGGCCAGATCCGCGAGCGGCGGCATCGTGTTGACGCCGATGCCCTCCGCGGCACAGGTCCGGCACCCGGCGAAGCCCTCCGCGGCGCGGGCGCAGCGCAGGCAGTGCAGAGGAGGTCGTGAGGTCACCGTGGCTCCAGGGGTCGGTCGGGCATCGACCCGAAAGGTAACAGGTGAAGCGGGCATTCGACCCCTACGCATTTCGCGGGTCTGGTCGTCCGTCTTGAGCTGACGTACCGTCAACTTCCGCTGTGGGGGCCCGAACCGTGCCACGCCCCGACGACCGCGCGCCCAGGAGGAGACCGTGCCCGACCGCCCCATCGCGCTCGACGAGTACCCGATCCACCAGGTCCCGCTGTCCATGCGGCATGTCGCCACCGGCGACCGCAACGCCTACGACCGGTGCATCTTCCACGTCATGGACCACTCCGGCCGCGCCCTGCTGATCGCCGGCCTCGGTGTCTACCCCAACACCGGTGTCATCGACGCCTATGCCACCCTCCGTCTCGGCGACCGGCTGCACGCCGTACGGGCCTCCGACGCGCTCACCGACGACCGCCTCGCCCTCACCGTCGGCCCGCTCACCCTCACCGTCGAGGAGCCGCTGGCCCGCCTGCGGCTGACCTGCGCCGCGGACCCCGACGACCCGGACGGCCTGGCGTACGACCTGACCTGGACCGCGGCGTTCCCCGCCACCTGGGAGCCGCACCACACCCAGTACCGCGGCGACCGGCTGCTGCTCGAAGGCCGGCGGTTCGTCCAGGCAGGCACCTGCAGCGGCAGCATCCGCGTGGCCGGGCAGGAGCTCGCCGTCACGGCGGGGGAGTGGACCGGCACCCGCGACCGCAGTTGGGGCGTACGCCCGATCGCGGGTGAGGACGGCGGACGGGCGGCCGAGGAGCTGCGGCCCGAGGGCTTCCACTGGATCTGGTGCCCGGTGCGCTTCGATGACCGCTTCGTGATGGTCATCGTCCAGGAGGACGCCGACGGCCACCGCACCCTGAACGGGGCCACCATGGTCCGCGAGGGCGTCCACGACGTCCAACTCGGCTGGCCGCACACGGACATCAGCTACCGCCCCGGCACCCGCCACCCCGAACGCGCCGTCATCCATCTCACCGACCCGGCCCGCAAACCCCTCGACCTCACCGCCGAAATCCTCACCTCCTCGCCTCTCGCCGTGGGCGCCGGCTACCCTCCGGCGAGCGCCGACGACTGGCAGCACGGCACCTGGCGCGGCCGCGGCTGGACCGACCGCCGCAGCTACGACCTCTCCGACCCGGCAGCCCACCCCCTCGCCGCCTACGGAGTCACCGACCACGCCGCCCGTTTCACCCTCGACGGCCGGACCGGCTACGGCATCTTCGAGCACGGCAGCTTCGGCCGGCACGATCCGAGCGGCTTCACCGGCTATGACTCCGTCGCGCAGGAGGCCGGACAGTGAGCACGGCGCCCCGGCCCCGCACCACCACCCGCGACCCCGAAGCGCTGGCCCGCCGGCTCACCGCCTGGCTCGGCACCCGGCTCCCCGGCGCCCGAGCCGTCTCCCCGTCCGTACCGGACTCCAACGGCATGTCCAGCGAGACACTGCTCTTCGACATCGACCACCCCCGGCCGCCGTCCGGGCCGGAGAGCGGTCCCCGCTCCTGCGCACTGCGCCTCGCCGCCGACCCCGCCGCGTACACCGTCTTCCCGCGCTACGACATGGCCCGGCAGTACCGCACCATGCGCCTGGTCGCCGCACACACCGACCTGCCCG
This portion of the Streptomyces sp. 2114.4 genome encodes:
- a CDS encoding glycoside hydrolase family 18 protein, with the protein product MLRPHRMRSPRTVIAAATALCTAALAGTLLAGPAAADPAAAPAAHHPSAAAAPAPKAAAAGNKVVGYFTNWGVYDRNYHVKNIETSGSAAKLTHINYAFGNVQGGRCAIGDSYADYDKAYTADQSVDGKADTWDNGALRGNFNQLRKLKKLHPGLKVIWSFGGWTWSGGFGEAAKSPDAFARSCLDLVEDRRWADVFDGIDIDWEYPNACGLTCDTSGRDAFTKVMRALRSAFGQSSLVTAAITADASPGGKIDAADYAGAAQYVDWYNPMTYDYFGAWDAKGPTAPHSPLTAYSGIPRAGFNSTDTIAKLKGLGVPAGKLLLGIGFYGRGWSGVTQDAPGGSATGAAPGTYEAGIDDYKVLKGRCPATGKVGGTAYAKCGDQWWSYDTPGTIGTKMAYKDAQGLGGTFFWELSGDTAGGELIKAIR
- the adh gene encoding aldehyde dehydrogenase encodes the protein MARYASPGSADAVMSYLPRYDHWIGGEFVAPALGRYFENPTPVNGQPFTEVARGTAEDVERALDAAHAAAPGWARTAAAERATVLNKIADRMEHNLEALAVAESWENGKPVRETLAADIPLAIDHFRYFAGAIRAQEGSLSEIDEDTVAYHFHEPLGVVAQIIPWNFPILMATWKLAPALAAGNAVVLKPAEQTPASVHYWMSLVADLLPPGVVNIVNGFGAEAGKPLASSPRVAKVAFTGETTTGRLIMQYASEHLRPVTLELGGKSPNIFFDDVSSAVDDFHDKALEGFTMFALNQGEVCTCPSRALIQRGHYQDFLEAGVARTEKIVQGHPLDTDTMIGAQASNDQLEKILSYLDIGQKEGARVLTGGSRAELGGELEGGYYVRPTIFEGNNEMRVFQEEIFGPVVAVAPFSDFDDAIGIANDTLYGLGAGVWTRDGSTAYRAGRAIQAGRVWTNCYHAYPAHAAFGGYKQSGIGRENHKMMLDHYQQTKNLLVSYSPKKLGFF
- a CDS encoding GAF domain-containing protein, giving the protein MVNPWLAMETGTDPVERTRTVRRAHAAFLSDGTVAPPVRRVVADSWRRSADARAAADGAAPIELDEAALGAYRNGHPLARAMPVFRELLGSFAQDGAHLLAVCDPQGRLLWVEGHRGVRRSAERMNFVAGARWDERHAGTNAPGTALAADHAVQIFAAEHYNRQVQRWTCAAAPLHDPRTGRLLGAVDITGGDHLASPHSLALVQATARAAEAHLASDVPELGVCLSALGRDEALLVVDGQRLRLGRRHSEIMVLLARHPDGLTGDQLSVLLYGEREMRPVTLRAELSRLRHLVGTLLHSRPYRLSRPVETDLSAVGEALDAGEVRSALGAYRGPLLPLSEAPGVQRLRGALEDRLRRTLLAARDPALLREWSRTPWGEDDLEVWETLVDTLPERSPARSAPMATADRLRAAYGLTTGASSRAVPAPAAARVATFTQPPPP
- a CDS encoding ABA4-like family protein, whose amino-acid sequence is MTGFLFELSFWLAAPVWLLMIFVPAWGPTARIAGSPVTVVPVLLIYLALAVPVLPELWTAVSSPDLGTFRELTALSDGAGAIWSQVIAWDLLIGQWMYREARRLRIPALLMGPLLAFTIVLSPFGLLAFLGLRAARIRCAARDDLAVAASREAT
- a CDS encoding acyl-CoA dehydrogenase family protein — translated: MTEYGPRPVDRRLPTEEARDLLTLVRELAEREIRPTAAEEEDAGHFPRETFTLLSESGLLSLPYDEEFGGGGQPYEVYLQVLEELAAARLTVGLGVSVHTLACHALAGYGTKEQRAEHLPDMLGGGLIGAYCLSEPSSGSDAASLTTRATREGDTWRLEGTKAWTTHGGVADFYTVLARTGGSGAHGITAFLVPGDAEGLSAAAPERKMGMKGSPTAQLHFDAVRVPDSRRLGDEGQGFAIALSALDSGRLGIAACAVGVAQAALDEALAYTAERQQFGRPIVDFQGLRFMLADMATQIEAGRALYLTAARLRDAGLPFSKEAAMAKLFCTDTAMRVTTDAVQLLGGYGYTLDFPAERYMREAKVLQIVEGTNQIQRMVIARHLAGPETR
- a CDS encoding thioredoxin domain-containing protein; translated protein: MSGGRGRRQLAALALTLVLPGLLSSGCGERTAREPSPKKAAYGGPAKLPEKLDVDGTTIVVGDPEAPVTVHLYEDPRCPVCQEFEVTGGGPALRALTRRRETKTEYTFASFLDEKAGGGGSKRAVNALRAALEAGKFAEYHAVLYRHQPAEAVDGYTTALLLKLAGKVAGLRGPAFDSAVKTMRYRAFVDRSERAFDRAGEATPRGLGTPTAVINGVQLPEEYFGMLFDRKALTRFLRLMRYQPEQWPS
- a CDS encoding MerR family transcriptional regulator, which codes for MRIGELSRTTGVPVPTIKYYVREGLLPPGELTSPNQATYGEAHERRLQLIRALLDVGGMKVAEIADVLTAIDDPVRPLHKVLGAAADRLGNTNIERDDTESAAAHAVVADLISRRGWRTHESDPAAADLSMALSSMARLGHGAFVEVLDDYADAAEQVARADLGYVDRRVSVEDMVESVVIGTVLGEAVFSALRRLAHVDASAKLYGAEGPPERKTS